CGACCGAACAAAGACGTCTGCCGCGGCGCATTGAGATCTCGAACGCGGAGCGCGCGATCCGCTCGATCTCCGACTCGCGATAACTTAGTGTGTTGAAACCCTCGCGTTCACCGCTGTCCAGGGTCCGCAGACCGCGTGGCTGACCGAAATAAATCCCGCCCGTCAGCTCCCGCACGATCATCAGGTCCAGACCCGCCACCAGTTCGGGCTTTAGCGCGGATGCGTGAGCCAGTTGCGAATACAGCAGCGCCGGGCGCAGATTCGAGAAAAATCCCAGCTCGTGACGCAGCGACAGAAGACCACGTTCCGGGCGCAGCTCGCGCTCGCACGCCTCAAATTTCGGCCCCCCGACCGCGCCCAGCAGAATCGCATCGCTTTCGCGCGCGAGTGCCAGGGTGACTTGCGGCAACGGATGCCCGGTCACGTCGAACGCGGCGCCGCCGATCAATCCATGCTCAGCATCGAAGTTAAACGCGAACTCGCTTTTCAGTACCTCTAGCACCTTGAGCGCTTCGGCGACGATCTCCGGGCCGATCCCGTCGCCGGCAACAATCAAGAGCTTGTGCATCGTCGCGAGAGCGGACGCCTGGCGCTAGAACAGCCAGGGTGCAGTCGCGCGATGACGTGACTCGTAATCACGAATGGCGTCGGCGTGCCGCAAGGTGAGCGCGATATCGTCCAGGCCATGCAGCAGGCGATGCTTGTGCGACGCGTCGATGTCAAAGCTTGCAAGTCGTCCGTCGGGCATTTCCACGGTCTGGTCTTCAAGGTCTATCCGCAATTTAAGACCATTCATACCCGCCACCGCACCAAACAGCCGATCAATGGCCGCATCGTCCATGACGATCGGCAACAAGCCGTTTTTGCAACTGTTGCTGAAAAAAATATCGGCGAAGCTCGGTGCGATCACGGCCCGAAAGCCCGCGTCGAGCAACGCCCACACCGCGTGCTCGCGCGAAGAGCCGCAACCGAAATTCTTGCGTGCGAGCAGGATCTGCGCGTCGCGATAGCGCGGCTGATTCAGCACGAAGTCCGGATTCAGTCGGCGGGCGCCGTGATCCTGACCCGCCTCACCGGAATCCAGATAGCGCCAGTCATCGAACAGGTTCGGTCCAAAACCGGTGCGCTTTACCGATTTCAGGTACTGCTTCGGGATGATGGCGTCCGTGTCGACATTGGCGCGGTCCAGCGGCGCCACTACGCCGGCCAGCCTGGTAAACGGCTCCATCAGTAATCTTTGTTCTCCTCGGCTTCATCCTCGACACTATCGCCCGCGGATTCCACGTCTTCGCCTATGCCTTCCATGGTGTTGCACCCACTGAGAACCATCACGTACGCGGCGAACAGCGTTGCAAACAATACTTTCATCATCTTTCTCCTGTGTAAATAATGGTTGTGCGCGAATCTACAGCTCGCGCACATCGACAAAATGACCCGCGATCCCCGCGGCGGCGGCCATTGCGGGACTGACCAAATGCGTACGCCCGCCATGGCCCTGACGTCCCTCGAAATTACGGTTGGATGTTGAGGCGCAGCGCTCGCCCGGCGCCAGACGATCGTCGTTCATGCCCAGACACATGGAGCAGCCCGGTTCGCGCCATTCAAACCCGGCCCGCATAAAAATATGGTGCAGCCCTTCGGCTTCGGCCTGCTGCTTGACGAGCCCCGACCCCGGCACGACCAGCGCCTGCTTGATTGACGTCGCCAGCCTGCGCCCGTTGACGACGGCCGCGGCCGCGCGCAAATCCTCGATACGCGCATTAGTGCAGGAGCCGATAAAAATCTTGTCCAGCGCGATATCGGTAATCGCGGCACCCGGCTTGAGATCCATATATTTCAGCGCGTGCCGCATGCCGTCGGCCCTGGTCGGGTCGCTCTCGGTATCCGGGTCGGGCACCCGTGCGCCCACCGGCACGACCATCTCAGGCGAGGTGCCCCAGCTGACCTGCGGCTCGATAGTGTGTGCGTCGAGGCGTACCTCGCGGTCGAACTTCGCGTTGTCGTCCGATTTCAGATCTCGCCAGGCTGTAACCGCCGCGTCCCAGAGTTCGCCGTTGGGCGCGAGCGGGCGGCCCCGCAGATAATCGATGGTGGTCTGATCCACCGCCACTAACCCTGCGCGCGCGCCGGCTTCGATGGTCATGTTGCATACGGTCATGCGCGCTTCCATCGACAGCGCGCGGATCGCGTCGCCGCCGAACTCAATTGCGTAACCGGTGCCGCCCGCGGTGCCGATTTCGCCGATGATGGCGAGCATGATGTCCTTGGAGGTAACGCCGGTGCCGACGTGCCCGTCGACCCTGATTAGCATATTCCTGGCCTTGCGCTGCTGCAGACACTGCGTGGCGAGCACGTGTTCGACCTCGGAAGTGCCGATGCCGAAGGCGAGCGCACCGAACGCGCCATGCGTTGAGGTGTGAGAGTCCCCGCACACTACCGTCATGCCCGGCAGGGTCGCACCCTGCTCGGGGCCGATGATGTGCACGATCCCCTGCCGCCGGTCGCTCAGACCGTAATACCTGAGCTTGTGCTGAGCCACATTCGCGTCAAGCGTCTCCACTTGCAGGCGTGACACTGGGTCGGCGGTGCTCAAATCCCGCACACGGGTCGAGACGTTATGATCGGCTGTCGCCAGAATCGAGCTGGCGCGCCAGACCTTGCGCCCGGCCAGCCGCAGCCCCTCGAAGGCCTGTGGCGAGGTCACTTCGTGCACCAGGTGCCGATCGATGTACAACAGCGCCGTACCGTGTTCGTCGACGCGCGCCACGTGCGTGTCCCACAGCTTATCGTAGAGGGTTCTGCCAGCCATTGTCGGATTGGACTTAAATTAAGACCGCGCATCATAGCCCTCTGCGCCGGCTAAGACAAAACCCCGCTGATGACGGCGCAACTTTACACATCATCGCCACGGCGACTAACGGTCACCCTGACCCCTCGCGGCAAACCCGCCGCTGGTCGGGCGCGCATCGCCACTCATCGGTCAAGCCAGGATTCATGTTTCACACGTTCCCGCTCGGCGCTATATCTATCCGCGAGCCCGCAATCGGTACATGGAAATCGTTGAGTACACAACCTTCCAGCAGTTTTGTCTCGGCTATCCAGCGCCCGGTTTCAGTTGGCGTTCAGGGGTGCTGCGGGTGCCGCCTTCGCTGTAATTCCATGAGCGCCATTGTTGTACCTGCTGCCCGGCAAGAAGTACGACAAGTACAACCAAGCGCCTAAATCTTCAAGTGGGAAATTCATGAAAACCATACTAGAAATGCCGTGCCGCATTGCGTCCGGTTTTTTATTTATCGCATTCGCTTGCTCCGCGCAGGCCCAACTTACTGATATCACGCAGACCCCCAATCCGATCAACGCCGGTATCGCAAAGTCGCTGCGTCAGCAGGTCGGCACGGGCCAAGGCGACGCGTTCACACCGGGATCGTCGATCTATCTCATTAAGCGCGATCCCGCGCGCTCGGTGCGGCGCGGACGCCAACTCTTCCAGCGCGCCTTCACCAAGAATCAGGGATTCGGCCCGCGCGTGAACGACGACTCGATCGGCGATATCACGGTCATGCGCAACCTGGGCGCGGGATTATCGAATAGCTGCGCGGCCTGCCATGGACGCCCGCGAGGTTCGGCCGGGTTCGGCGGCGATGTGGTGACGCGCCCTGACAGTCGCGATGCCCCTCACCTGTTCGGCGCCGGGCTGGTAGAAATGCTGGGCGATGAGATCACCCATGATCTGCGCAGTATCCGGGGCCAGGCGGTGCAACGTGCCCAAACTTCAGCACGATCCGTCACGCAGCCACTGCAAAGTAAAGGCATCGACTACGGCCAGATCACCGCCTATCCCGATGGCGACGTAGATACCTCGCAGGTGCAAGGCGTAAACCCAGATCTTCGCGTGCGCCCCTTCTTCGCGCAGGGCGCATCGTTCGCGCTTCGTGAATTCATCGTCGGCGCATTCAAGGACGAAATGGGGTTGGAATCTCCCGATAACATTCTTTGTCAGGCCACCGATCCGGTCAATGCGGTGGTGGCGACAAGCTCTGCCGGCATGGTTTTCGACCCCGCGCTTGACATGATCGTGCGCCCGCCCGTGTGCGACCCCAGGGAAGACGGAGATTTTGACCTTGTGGCCAATGAGATCGATCCGGCGGTGGTCGATCACATGGAATTTTACTTACTGAACTATTTCAGTCCCGGCACAGGCCAGTTGACCCCACCTGCGCAACAGGGTTTAAAAATGATGGAGCGGATCGGGTGCACGAGCTGTCATGTCCAGAACCTCCGCGTCGAGCGCGACCGGCGGATAGCCAGCGTAGAAACGCGGTTTGATCCAGCGAAAGGTATCTTCAATCGGCTGTACGCCACGGCCACTACCCAATTCAAGGTCGTAAACGATGGCGATCAATACCCACAACTGCTAGGTGAACCATTTCTGGTCAAAAACATCTTCGCGGACTTCAAGCGACACGATCTGGGGCCGGCCTTTCACGAACGGGAATACGACGGCTCGTTAGTCACGGAATTCGTGACCGAGCCACTGTGGGGAGTGGGCAGCACCCCTTCTTATGGTCATGACGGGCGCAGCATCAACCTGGAGGAAGTCATCCTGCGTCATGGCGGTGAAGCGCAGGAACCACGCGACGCCTTCGCATCCATGAACTGGCTCAACCAGCGCAAGATCCTCGCCTTCCTCGAGACTTTGGTCATCTTCCCGCCCGACGATACAGCGTCCAATCTGAATCCAGGCGTACCGGGCACCGCCAGTCCGCAGGATCCTTCCCAGCACGGCAGTATCAACCTGGGCGCCCTGTTTCAGATCCCATCGGAAGGGCGAGAGTAAGCTCAGTCATCGGGCGCGTCGGGCAAGCGCCTTCCAATCGAGAT
This region of Gammaproteobacteria bacterium genomic DNA includes:
- the leuD gene encoding 3-isopropylmalate dehydratase small subunit; protein product: MEPFTRLAGVVAPLDRANVDTDAIIPKQYLKSVKRTGFGPNLFDDWRYLDSGEAGQDHGARRLNPDFVLNQPRYRDAQILLARKNFGCGSSREHAVWALLDAGFRAVIAPSFADIFFSNSCKNGLLPIVMDDAAIDRLFGAVAGMNGLKLRIDLEDQTVEMPDGRLASFDIDASHKHRLLHGLDDIALTLRHADAIRDYESRHRATAPWLF
- the leuB gene encoding 3-isopropylmalate dehydrogenase; the protein is MHKLLIVAGDGIGPEIVAEALKVLEVLKSEFAFNFDAEHGLIGGAAFDVTGHPLPQVTLALARESDAILLGAVGGPKFEACERELRPERGLLSLRHELGFFSNLRPALLYSQLAHASALKPELVAGLDLMIVRELTGGIYFGQPRGLRTLDSGEREGFNTLSYRESEIERIARSAFEISMRRGRRLCSVDKANVLEVSELWREVVQGVSAEYPHVQLSHMYVDNAAMQLIRAPKQFDVLLADNMFGDILSDAAAMLTGSIGMLPSASLNAERGGLYEPIHGSAPDIAGQNVANPLATILSVAMMLRYSLNEPELALRVESAVGTVLDRGWRTADIFTAGGRPATTAQMGNAVVLALREAGAAKAG
- the leuC gene encoding 3-isopropylmalate dehydratase large subunit, producing the protein MAGRTLYDKLWDTHVARVDEHGTALLYIDRHLVHEVTSPQAFEGLRLAGRKVWRASSILATADHNVSTRVRDLSTADPVSRLQVETLDANVAQHKLRYYGLSDRRQGIVHIIGPEQGATLPGMTVVCGDSHTSTHGAFGALAFGIGTSEVEHVLATQCLQQRKARNMLIRVDGHVGTGVTSKDIMLAIIGEIGTAGGTGYAIEFGGDAIRALSMEARMTVCNMTIEAGARAGLVAVDQTTIDYLRGRPLAPNGELWDAAVTAWRDLKSDDNAKFDREVRLDAHTIEPQVSWGTSPEMVVPVGARVPDPDTESDPTRADGMRHALKYMDLKPGAAITDIALDKIFIGSCTNARIEDLRAAAAVVNGRRLATSIKQALVVPGSGLVKQQAEAEGLHHIFMRAGFEWREPGCSMCLGMNDDRLAPGERCASTSNRNFEGRQGHGGRTHLVSPAMAAAAGIAGHFVDVREL
- a CDS encoding thiol oxidoreductase-like protein, which produces MPCRIASGFLFIAFACSAQAQLTDITQTPNPINAGIAKSLRQQVGTGQGDAFTPGSSIYLIKRDPARSVRRGRQLFQRAFTKNQGFGPRVNDDSIGDITVMRNLGAGLSNSCAACHGRPRGSAGFGGDVVTRPDSRDAPHLFGAGLVEMLGDEITHDLRSIRGQAVQRAQTSARSVTQPLQSKGIDYGQITAYPDGDVDTSQVQGVNPDLRVRPFFAQGASFALREFIVGAFKDEMGLESPDNILCQATDPVNAVVATSSAGMVFDPALDMIVRPPVCDPREDGDFDLVANEIDPAVVDHMEFYLLNYFSPGTGQLTPPAQQGLKMMERIGCTSCHVQNLRVERDRRIASVETRFDPAKGIFNRLYATATTQFKVVNDGDQYPQLLGEPFLVKNIFADFKRHDLGPAFHEREYDGSLVTEFVTEPLWGVGSTPSYGHDGRSINLEEVILRHGGEAQEPRDAFASMNWLNQRKILAFLETLVIFPPDDTASNLNPGVPGTASPQDPSQHGSINLGALFQIPSEGRE
- a CDS encoding entericidin A/B family lipoprotein gives rise to the protein MMKVLFATLFAAYVMVLSGCNTMEGIGEDVESAGDSVEDEAEENKDY